Part of the Halalkalibacter krulwichiae genome is shown below.
TGCTATCATTTTGCATTTTTTTCATCAACTCAATGCATTGTTTGGCAGTAAGAGTAGTTTTGACCATGGAAGTTTTTGCCGTTCGTACATCATTCTGAAAATAAAACTGTCTACTTTTCCCACAACAGGAGCCTATGAATCTTTTTGAAAAATCTTGTTGGTTTCTTACTTCTTTTTTGTGCAATTCAATATAAGCAAATCCACAGTCTGCATCAATTTTCATTTCTTTAATTTCTTTTTTAAAACGGATGACGCCTTCAGAAGCTAAGAAGCCGATAACCATTTCATCAAGGTTTTCTGGGCTGCATACCATTGTGGCGAACTCTTCATTATTTATATAAATAGTTAAAGGGAACTCAATGACAATCTCATCTTCAGTTTCAACAAGTTGCTCAAGCTGATACTTATAAATAGATCTATTAATGCTTAAACTTTCTTCCATTAGTAAGTCTCCCTTCCGGTTCAATGCTTTAAATATAAACATAGATTTCATTTAGTGACAAGTAAGTAAGATCACAATAACTAATAGAAAAATATAAAAGTTTTGGCTGAAGTAACTATATAAATATATTGAAAAAATGTGAAAAACACGTTATGATTTATGTGTATTCATAAATTTGTAACATTTAAAGATATGAGATAGCGAACCTGTCATCAGTTTTAATTGTTACAAGTCTGTAAGCGATTTCTATTGGTATGAAAGTAGCGTAACCTGCTTGAGACTAATCGTCGCAGCTTTTTTGAGAGATACTTATGCATTCTTTGTGTGAGGATGACTCTTAAGAAAGTAGCGACGTTTTTTTTGTGGGGAAAAAGAGGAGTGAGAAAATGGGGAAAGTAAAGAATCGCTGGTTGATTGCATTATCAGCAGTCGGCATTCATATTTCAATTGGCTCTGTCTATGCGTGGAGTGTTTTTACAAATCCGATGATGGAGCAGTTTGGATGGGAACTAAGTTCCGTTTCTTTTACATTTAGTATTGCGATATTATTTTTAGGTCTTTCTGCAGCTTTTATGGGACATTTTGTTGAGA
Proteins encoded:
- the fdhD gene encoding formate dehydrogenase accessory sulfurtransferase FdhD; this encodes MEESLSINRSIYKYQLEQLVETEDEIVIEFPLTIYINNEEFATMVCSPENLDEMVIGFLASEGVIRFKKEIKEMKIDADCGFAYIELHKKEVRNQQDFSKRFIGSCCGKSRQFYFQNDVRTAKTSMVKTTLTAKQCIELMKKMQNDSIVFKNTGGVHNAALCTAEQLIVSRSDIGRHNALDKLYGYSLLNGIPVKDKILVFSGRISSEILTKAAKIGVGVVLSKSAPTDLAIKLAEDLNITAVGFIRGQSFNIYSHPERIVLN